The DNA segment ATGCATGAATCTGTTTTCCACCTTTCGAACGATCAAATGAACAACAAGCAGGTAGGATACTAATAAGCGAAACCTTATTGGGTTCTACTCCTTCCACTTGCATGTCTTTAAAGAGTACCAAAGCTTCATCAAAATTCCCATTCAGCACATAGCCATTGATCATTGCTGTCCAAGCAAAAACATTTCTATGCTTCAACCTATCAAAAATCCGCCTCGCCAATTCAACCCTGAAACTTTTCGAATACATATCAATCAAACAACATCCTAAGTGAACATCAGAACAAACAACGAAATCTGAATCCAATCCACTCTTCACAATATAGCAATGCAGCTCTTTCCCATAGTGCCAGTACTTCTTCACCTCTCCACACAAAGAAAGAAGTGTTGAAACCGTAAATGCATCAAATTTCCAACCTTCAATCTGCATATCCTTCACAAAATCCCATAACTTATCATCgaaaactctctcattttcacCCGTATATCCTGAAATTACAACATTAAATGACGAAATATTCCTCTgcggcatttcatcaaacaccttcaAACAATCTTGAAAAACCCCACATTTGCTGTACAAAGACATGAAAGAATTAGCAACAACAGTATCTAAAACAACCCCATTTCTCACACACTTCCCATGAACAATTTTCGCAGAAACAATATCCCCTAATTCACCCAAAATTTTCACTATACCCGAAATGGTAAACTCATCAGGAGTGACTTCACTTCTACACATTTGATTGAAAAGCTTAATACTTTGTCCAAAGAACTTATTTTTAGCATACCCATTAATCAAAATGTTCCAAAGATATAAACTTTTGTGTTCAAAAGTGTCAAAAACAAGCTGAGAGTCAACTGGGTTTTGGCATGCAAAGTATGAGGAGATGAGTTTAGTTGCTATAACAGAATTTTGGTCAAGTCCAAGTTGAATAATTTGGGAGTGTAATTGTTTGGTATATTTGAGAGATTGAGATTCAATTGAAAGCTGAAATAAGTCAATGAAATTAGGAGTTGAAGAAGTGTAAAGACGCTGAGTTTTGGTTGAAAATTTCAAGATTTTGCTTGCTGAGAGGATTATCATTAATATTGAGATTAAAAATCAAAGGGGAATATAGAAAAGTATTTTAAAGATTTTGAAAATACTAATTTACTGTTTCATAGTTTCAATTTGGTTTAGAGAAGGCGCGGGAAGATGATAAACAGAAGTGCATGCACATTCGCACTGAACTATGAGAAATTGATGAGAACTGAGAAAACAGAAATTTGATATgtcgttctttttctttttcatttccccctctttttctttttcatcccccccccccccctaattCTTGACTTTAAGAGTTTGATGAACGTCAaatctttttccttatttttgttgCATCGGGGGTGTGAATACTCGTGCCGGGGCGGCTCAAGCTAAAGTTTAATATGATGCCTATAGttttaaaagaaagttataagatatatttttatttgagttCTTGTTTATCTGAAAAACGgatataattaaatttatacgtagttctaaggatacatgGTATAACTTTAGTACGAATCggaaaagtaagtagaaatatatcgaatattgaccgTATAAGgaaatgaaatacaaaccaaattgaataGAGAATGATTTATAAACAAGCAAGATGAATCGATGTCCCAACTCAAAAAAGGATAATCTCAACTATGTCAATGTAATAATCTTATGAATGTATCAATGTTTTCTCTGGATGTTCATGTGTGTCCGCCTTACAGAAAATAATACTCACTCTTCATATAGTGGAAGAATCATACttggatataataaaaaatacataatggGGATCCCACGATAGATTAGTTGATTAGTTTTTCCTTAATTTCCGTCGAGATTCTGTCCCTAGTGCGGTTACAACGACTCTTTGTCTCTTAGCTCGATCTTGATTGGTCTTGTTATCGGTCGATCTCCcgatctcgagctcgatattgactcggactcaatattgactcgagctcggtattggttGGTCTCTGACTCTTGAGTTCGGTAACACTGCTTCATGTCATaactcgatattgactcgagcttgaTATTGACTCGATGCTCGGTATTGAATCGAACTCTGTGTCTTGAGCTCGATAACCTGGCTTTATCTCTGATCTCGAAGTTACAATGACGACCCTCGGTTCATCATGTTCCAGTCCACATGAAGGGCAACTCggatttgaccgtatacagatagtcccctcatttctcggaaagaatgtggcgagaaacgatatgatttttcaagCTGCATGACCAGATACACACTGACATCTGCATCGACCCCGACCATGACGTGCGTGATAAATGTCCCGTCGATTCAGTTACCGAGGCATTAAATGTACGTAAGACGATGGCCGGCCACTGCTAGTATTGAACCGTCATCGTCAACTCTATAAATAGATCCTCTCTTCACCATTTTCTACTTTTAAATTTCTAAGCTCCAAATCTACTAAGTTCATCTTCT comes from the Nicotiana tabacum cultivar K326 chromosome 14, ASM71507v2, whole genome shotgun sequence genome and includes:
- the LOC107806850 gene encoding pentatricopeptide repeat-containing protein At5g27110-like, yielding MIILSASKILKFSTKTQRLYTSSTPNFIDLFQLSIESQSLKYTKQLHSQIIQLGLDQNSVIATKLISSYFACQNPVDSQLVFDTFEHKSLYLWNILINGYAKNKFFGQSIKLFNQMCRSEVTPDEFTISGIVKILGELGDIVSAKIVHGKCVRNGVVLDTVVANSFMSLYSKCGVFQDCLKVFDEMPQRNISSFNVVISGYTGENERVFDDKLWDFVKDMQIEGWKFDAFTVSTLLSLCGEVKKYWHYGKELHCYIVKSGLDSDFVVCSDVHLGCCLIDMYSKSFRVELARRIFDRLKHRNVFAWTAMINGYVLNGNFDEALVLFKDMQVEGVEPNKVSLISILPACCSFDRSKGGKQIHAFSTRRGLNHEVSLCNALIDMYSKSGSLSCARRVFEYHCVTKDTISWSSMISAYSSHGNGRGAIILYEKMLQNGIKSDMITVVGVLSACARSGLVDEGIRIYDSALNDYDLEPTLEMCACIVDMLGKAGQFDRALDFIKSMPVKPGPSIWGALVNASAIHGNSEVQNLAYRFLIQMEPENPSNYVSLSNLYASSHRWDVVARVRTMMKDKGLKKFPGCSWISINTETHSFHVADKSHPCSVVIYEMLDQLILAMKRDDSCIGFEDTVKVHE